A genomic window from Phocoena sinus isolate mPhoSin1 chromosome 20, mPhoSin1.pri, whole genome shotgun sequence includes:
- the KCNJ2 gene encoding inward rectifier potassium channel 2: MGSVRTNRYSIVSSEEDGMKLATLAVANGFGNGKSKVHTRQQCRSRFVKKDGHCNVQFINVGEKGQRYLADIFTTCVDIRWRWMLVIFCLAFVLSWLFFGCVFWLIALLHGDLDASKESKACVSEVNSFTAAFLFSIETQTTIGYGFRCVTDECPVAVFMVVFQSIVGCIIDAFIIGAVMAKMAKPKKRNETLVFSHNAVIAMRDGKLCLMWRVGNLRKSHLVEAHVRAQLLKSRITSEGEYIPLDQIDINVGFDSGIDRIFLVSPITIVHEIDEDSPLYDLSKQDIDNADFEIVVILEGMVEATAMTTQCRSSYLANEILWGHRYEPVLFEEKHYYKVDYSRFHKTYEVPNTPLCSARDLAEKKYILSSANSFCYENEVALTSKEEEDSENGGPREHEYGHTP, translated from the coding sequence ATGGGCAGCGTCCGCACCAACCGCTACAGCATCGTCTCTTCGGAGGAGGACGGCATGAAGCTGGCCACCCTGGCGGTGGCCAATGGCTTTGGGAACGGAAAGAGTAAAGTCCACACTCGACAGCAGTGCCGGAGCCGCTTTGTGAAGAAGGACGGCCACTGCAACGTGCAGTTCATCAACGTGGGCGAGAAGGGCCAACGGTACCTGGCGGACATCTTCACCACGTGTGTGGACATCCGCTGGCGGTGGATGTTGGTTATCTTCTGCCTGGCTTTCGTTCTCTCCTGGCTGTTTTTCGGCTGCGTGTTTTGGTTGATAGCGCTGCTCCACGGGGACCTGGACGCATCCAAGGAGAGCAAAGCATGCGTGTCCGAGGTCAACAGCTTCACGGCCGCTTTCCTCTTCTCCATCGAGACGCAGACCACCATAGGCTACGGCTTCCGCTGCGTCACAGACGAGTGCCCCGTGGCTGTTTTCATGGTGGTCTTCCAGTCCATCGTGGGCTGCATCATCGACGCCTTTATCATTGGCGCGGTCATGGCCAAGATGGCCAAGCCCAAGAAGAGAAACGAAACCCTGGTCTTCAGCCACAATGCCGTGATCGCCATGAGGGATGGCAAGCTCTGTCTGATGTGGCGGGTGGGCAACCTTCGGAAAAGCCACCTGGTGGAAGCTCACGTGCGAGCACAGCTCCTCAAATCCAGGATTACTTCCGAAGGGGAGTACATCCCCCTGGATCAAATAGACATCAACGTCGGCTTTGACAGCGGCATTGACCGCATATTTCTGGTGTCCCCCATCACCATCGTCCACGAGATAGACGAGGACAGCCCTTTATACGATTTGAGCAAACAGGACATCGACAACGCGGACTTTGAGATCGTGGTGATACTCGAAGGCATGGTGGAAGCCACGGCCATGACCACGCAGTGCCGGAGCTCGTACCTGGCCAACGAAATCCTCTGGGGCCACCGCTACGAGCCCGTCCTCTTCGAGGAGAAACATTACTACAAAGTAGACTATTCGAGGTTCCACAAGACTTACGAAGTACCCAACACTCCCCTTTGTAGCGCCAGGGACTTAGCCGAGAAGAAATACATCCTCTCCAGCGCTAATTCCTTTTGCTATGAAAATGAGGTTGCCCTCACAAGCAAAGAGGAAGAAGACAGTGAAAACGGGGGTCCCAGAGAGCACGAGTACGGACACACCCCCTGA